The Struthio camelus isolate bStrCam1 chromosome 5, bStrCam1.hap1, whole genome shotgun sequence genome has a segment encoding these proteins:
- the PSMD13 gene encoding 26S proteasome non-ATPase regulatory subunit 13, which yields MKDVPGFLQQSQSSGPGQAAVWHRLEELYNKKLWHQLTLQVLDFVQDPCFAQGDGLIKLYENFISEFEHRVNPLSLVEIILHVVRQMTDPNVALTFLEKTREKVKSSDEAVILCKTAIGALKLNIGDLQVTKETIEEVEEMLNNLPGVTSVHSRFYDLSSKYYQTIGNHASYYKDALRFLGCIDVKDLPVSEQQERAFTLGLAGLLGEGVYNFGELLMHPVLESLRNTDRQWLIDTLYAFNSGNVETFQALKSAWGQQPDLAANEALLLQKIQLLCLMEMTFTRPANHRQLTFEEIAKSAKVTVNEVELLVMKALSVGLVKGSIDEVDKKVHMTWVQPRVLDLQQIKGMKDRLEFWCTDVRSMEMLVEHQAHDILT from the exons atgaagGACGTGCCGGGCTtcctgcagcagagccagagctcggggccgggccaggcggccGTGTGGCACCGCCTGGAGGAGCTCTACAATAAGAA gctCTGGCACCAGCTGACTCTGCAAGTGCTGGATTTTGTCCAGGACCCTTGCTTTGCCCAAGGAGATGGGCTCATCAAG ctttATGAGAACTTCATCAGTGAGTTTGAACACAG ggtGAACCCTTTATCCCTGGTAGAGATCATTCTTCATGTAGTTAGGCAAATGACAG ATCCCAATGTGGCCCTTACTTTTCTGGAAAAGACTCGAGAAAAG GTAAAAAGCAGTGATGAAGCTGTCATTTTGTGTAAAACGGCCATTGGGGCTCTCAAGCTGAACATTGGAGACCTACAGGTCACAAAG GAGACCATTGAGGAGGTTGAGGAGATGCTGAACAATCTCCCTGGGGTGACTTCGGTTCACAGCCGTTTCTATGATCTCTCCAGCAAGTACTACCAGACGATTGGGAACCATGCCTCCTACTACAAGGATGCCCTGCGGTTTCTGGGATGCATTGATGTTAAGGATCTGCCAG TAtcggagcagcaggagagagcctTTACCCTGGGACTGGCAGGGCTGTTGGGAGAAGGTGTTTATAACTTTGGGGAGCTG CTCATGCACCCTGTTCTGGAGTCCCTGAGAAACACTGATCGGCAGTGGCTAATTGATACGCTCTATGCCTTCAACAGTGGTAATGTAGAGACGTTTCAGGCTCTAAAGTCAGCATGGGGTCAGCAG CCAGATCTGGCAGCAAATGAAGCACTTTTGCTGCAGAAGATTCAGCTGTTATGTCTTATGGAG ATGACTTTCACCCGACCCGCCAATCATAGACAGCTCACTTTTGAGGAGATTGCTAAGAGTGCCAAAGTCACTGTGAATGAG gTGGAACTGCTGGTGATGAAGGCGCTCTCGGTAGGATTGGTAAAAGGCAGTATTGATGAAGTGGATAAGAAGGTGCACATGACATGGGTACAACCACGTGTGTTGGATTTACAACAG ATCAAAGGGATGAAAGACCGCCTGGAGTTCTGGTGCACAGATGTGAGGAGCATGGAGATGTTGGTGGAGCACCAAGCCCATGACATCCTAACATAG